From one Prosthecobacter vanneervenii genomic stretch:
- a CDS encoding UTRA domain-containing protein: MARPASFHEQLIEKLRKLLRSRQFVPGAKFLTEREIAERFGTSRPTANKALSSLVSTGLLEFRQGAGTFVRESVLDYDLQRLVSFTEKAAAAGKKPGTQVISFRKITAADAPASVVQALKLQPSDPLFYIERIRLADGQPVIYERRHVIARLCTGMTKTTAAGSLYAFWTKKCRLSISGADESIRAVNATTPQAAALGIPTHTACLLVIATGFLADTSPLWHEETFYRSDVYEFRNQLGGLSAPKPAQGRIR; this comes from the coding sequence GTGGCCAGACCGGCGTCATTTCATGAGCAGCTCATCGAAAAGCTGCGGAAGCTCCTCCGCAGCCGCCAGTTCGTGCCCGGGGCCAAATTCCTCACCGAGCGCGAGATCGCCGAGCGCTTCGGCACCAGCCGCCCCACCGCCAACAAAGCCCTCAGCAGCCTCGTCTCCACCGGCCTGCTGGAGTTCCGCCAGGGCGCGGGCACCTTCGTCCGCGAGAGCGTGCTGGACTACGATCTCCAGCGCCTCGTCAGCTTCACGGAGAAAGCCGCAGCAGCAGGAAAAAAGCCCGGCACCCAGGTCATCTCATTTCGCAAAATCACCGCCGCTGACGCACCCGCCTCCGTCGTGCAGGCATTGAAGCTGCAGCCCTCCGATCCGCTCTTCTACATCGAGCGCATCCGCCTCGCCGACGGCCAGCCCGTCATCTACGAGCGTCGGCACGTCATCGCCCGCCTCTGCACCGGCATGACCAAGACCACCGCCGCAGGCTCACTATACGCCTTCTGGACAAAGAAGTGCCGCCTCTCCATCTCCGGTGCCGATGAGTCCATCCGCGCCGTAAACGCCACCACCCCGCAGGCAGCCGCACTCGGCATCCCCACACACACCGCCTGCCTCCTCGTCATCGCCACCGGCTTCCTCGCAGACACCTCCCCACTCTGGCACGAGGAAACCTTCTACCGCAGCGACGTCTATGAATTCCGCAACCAGCTCGGCGGCCTCTCCGCCCCCAAGCCCGCTCAGGGCCGCATTCGCTAA